The proteins below are encoded in one region of Bifidobacterium dentium JCM 1195 = DSM 20436:
- a CDS encoding DUF7604 domain-containing protein produces the protein MKRIKDLLAGLSDRHRKDLGKKLMAMAATLAMLGGMAGASTMALADDADAAAAEQVATASASSASNDVSEAAPVAESTPSENVSEGSENPAAEGAPAEQSTEQPVEQLVKQSEEQKAGSADEPVIELATPSEAQPATASATPTQKPTGTENPTTVERSVQSDDDDADTVANQNEAKDDETKNNADKTVRLGIASYRGMLKSASSGLSTPEHTKSIEYQGNGAYILKLNVIGKDASTSTTDTTPIDIALVLDVSGSMNDDFGGRGSPSKISALKTAVNSFLDETAKTNDTIEDDNDKVKVALVKYANQIGTATGADGCRISNSRQSDTGNCTQIVQELTTDAGLLKTSVNGLQAAGATYADAAMEVAQQALAGGRAGAKKYVIFFTDGEPNHWSGFDGDVANAAIKKSQELKNAGTTVYSIGIFDGANPSASVSSASNANKFMHGISSNYPNATGYWNLGDRASGDYYYSASSATQLAQIFNDIQKTITEKHVYTGVSITDELSEYAKQSGIAYDKSTARTFDGKTFYKVTSGVTLNVTGGKAGETAPVLDTDYALWYSEDGNGIVRAEFNESYELKDGMTYTLSYNVEPTDSAYQTYAKTGYDATGDADTGATSAGKAGFRSNKTAQVCYTTDDRSSCANYRHPVLQIPVANVAVTKEWPDVQPVDGTEVQMHLKGYDDAVDLTVTLNADNQWNDGFVKLAPGEYTLTEDAVDGYTQVGDANVTVTIDKNELWALADKNADLQKPLKTYECTVRNQRNTVTLQDGVKLSKKTQGNDYAESFDFELTDITSDTQKAQNTGAMLKGLEGGKQTTSIGNLQANISKPGAFTVDSAGDPLTFSTPLNDGADTYTFKVVEVQPAARHGWRFDKSEYHVTVTVAKNAAGQYEAKVTQVVQVKDRDGRDIAADKQQPADDLTAAFVNRYISVATLPAAGDLTGRQWLLIGGCFGLIAVVAGIIVSIWSSKKRLY, from the coding sequence ATGAAGAGAATCAAGGATCTGCTTGCCGGCTTGAGCGACCGACATCGCAAGGATCTTGGAAAGAAGCTCATGGCCATGGCGGCTACCCTCGCAATGCTGGGTGGCATGGCCGGTGCAAGTACGATGGCATTGGCCGATGATGCCGATGCGGCGGCGGCCGAACAGGTCGCGACGGCTTCCGCGAGCAGTGCATCGAACGATGTATCCGAGGCTGCTCCGGTAGCGGAATCCACCCCGTCCGAGAATGTATCCGAAGGGTCCGAAAATCCTGCGGCTGAGGGCGCACCCGCGGAGCAATCCACGGAACAGCCTGTGGAACAGCTCGTGAAACAATCTGAAGAGCAGAAGGCCGGATCAGCCGACGAGCCTGTTATAGAACTTGCCACTCCGTCGGAAGCGCAACCCGCGACGGCCTCCGCAACGCCAACCCAGAAACCAACGGGAACCGAGAACCCTACGACCGTTGAGCGGTCGGTTCAATCGGATGACGATGATGCCGATACCGTGGCGAATCAGAACGAAGCGAAAGACGACGAAACTAAGAATAATGCCGATAAGACGGTACGTCTTGGTATTGCGTCGTACCGGGGCATGCTGAAGTCCGCTTCCTCGGGATTGTCGACGCCGGAGCATACCAAGAGCATCGAATACCAAGGCAATGGCGCCTACATACTCAAACTTAACGTAATCGGCAAGGACGCCTCCACCTCCACCACGGACACCACCCCGATAGACATCGCCTTGGTGCTGGATGTGTCCGGTTCCATGAACGATGATTTTGGCGGTAGAGGCTCTCCATCGAAGATTAGCGCTTTGAAGACGGCTGTGAATTCTTTTCTGGATGAGACAGCCAAGACCAACGACACGATTGAGGACGATAACGATAAAGTAAAAGTTGCCCTAGTGAAATATGCCAACCAAATCGGGACCGCGACAGGCGCTGATGGTTGTCGAATAAGCAATTCCAGGCAATCTGACACGGGTAACTGCACACAGATTGTACAGGAGCTTACGACGGATGCTGGCTTGCTGAAGACAAGCGTCAATGGTTTGCAGGCGGCTGGCGCAACGTATGCCGATGCTGCAATGGAGGTTGCACAACAGGCGCTTGCCGGCGGCCGTGCCGGAGCGAAGAAATACGTGATTTTCTTCACTGATGGCGAGCCTAATCATTGGAGTGGTTTTGATGGCGACGTTGCGAATGCCGCCATTAAAAAATCCCAGGAACTGAAGAATGCCGGCACCACGGTGTACTCCATCGGCATTTTCGATGGCGCGAATCCGTCGGCGAGCGTATCGTCCGCCAGCAACGCCAATAAGTTCATGCACGGCATCTCGAGCAATTATCCGAATGCCACCGGGTATTGGAATCTGGGCGACCGAGCCTCCGGCGACTACTACTATTCGGCCTCCAGCGCCACGCAGCTGGCACAGATCTTCAACGATATCCAGAAGACCATCACCGAAAAGCACGTGTATACGGGCGTCTCCATCACCGACGAACTGTCGGAGTATGCCAAGCAGAGCGGCATCGCCTACGACAAATCCACTGCGAGAACGTTCGATGGCAAGACGTTCTACAAGGTAACGAGCGGTGTTACGCTGAACGTCACCGGTGGCAAGGCCGGCGAAACCGCTCCGGTACTCGATACGGATTACGCGTTGTGGTACAGCGAAGACGGCAACGGCATCGTCAGGGCCGAATTCAACGAATCGTACGAGCTCAAGGACGGCATGACATATACGCTGTCGTACAACGTGGAACCGACCGACTCCGCCTATCAGACATATGCGAAGACCGGCTATGACGCGACGGGCGATGCCGATACCGGAGCCACTTCGGCGGGCAAGGCCGGCTTCAGGTCCAACAAGACGGCCCAAGTCTGCTACACCACCGACGACAGGTCGAGTTGCGCGAATTACCGGCATCCGGTACTGCAGATACCGGTCGCCAACGTCGCAGTGACCAAGGAATGGCCCGATGTGCAACCTGTCGACGGTACGGAAGTGCAGATGCACCTCAAAGGCTACGACGATGCGGTCGACCTCACAGTGACGTTGAACGCCGACAATCAATGGAACGACGGTTTCGTCAAACTTGCGCCAGGCGAATACACGCTTACCGAAGACGCGGTCGACGGCTACACCCAAGTCGGCGACGCGAACGTCACGGTGACGATCGATAAGAATGAGCTGTGGGCGCTCGCCGACAAGAACGCCGACCTGCAGAAGCCGCTGAAAACCTACGAATGCACGGTACGGAATCAACGCAACACGGTTACGCTGCAGGACGGCGTGAAGCTCAGCAAGAAGACCCAGGGCAACGACTATGCGGAATCCTTCGACTTCGAACTGACCGACATCACGTCGGATACGCAGAAGGCGCAGAACACCGGTGCCATGCTGAAAGGTCTCGAAGGCGGCAAGCAGACGACTTCGATCGGCAACCTGCAAGCGAATATCTCCAAGCCGGGTGCATTCACCGTCGATTCCGCAGGTGATCCGTTGACATTCTCGACTCCGCTGAACGACGGTGCCGACACCTACACCTTCAAGGTGGTGGAAGTACAGCCTGCGGCCAGGCACGGTTGGCGTTTTGACAAGTCCGAATATCACGTCACCGTCACCGTCGCCAAGAATGCGGCCGGCCAATACGAGGCGAAGGTGACGCAGGTCGTGCAGGTCAAGGATCGCGATGGCCGGGACATCGCAGCCGACAAACAACAGCCGGCCGACGATCTGACGGCTGCGTTCGTCAATCGCTATATCTCGGTTGCGACGCTCCCCGCGGCAGGTGACCTCACCGGTCGACAGTGGCTGCTCATTGGTGGCTGTTTCGGTCTGATCGCCGTCGTGGCGGGAATCATCGTCTCCATCTGGAGCAGCAAGAAACGGTTGTACTGA
- a CDS encoding YggS family pyridoxal phosphate-dependent enzyme: MTAYMDHKNLANEVIDAARAQEITDGVHRVLDRVATAEAQAGREVGSVKLLAATKTRDVGEIMTAIDAGVRMIGENRPQEVMAKAEGLLKQCAQRGFTLGAATAEAVAGGAVAGDADGTHIPFHLIGQLQSNKIGKVLPVINTIESVDSVDLAEKISRRAVARGITVGVLLEVNESGEASKSGCDPAHAIRIAQKIGTLDGLELQGLMTIGAHVDNETTIRKCFAHLRKTRDLILASKTPGTERCLELSMGMTGDMELAIAEGSTIVRVGTAIFGERAFI; encoded by the coding sequence ATGACTGCTTATATGGACCACAAAAACCTTGCCAATGAGGTGATCGATGCGGCGCGCGCACAAGAGATTACGGACGGCGTGCATCGTGTGCTGGACCGTGTCGCCACCGCCGAAGCCCAAGCCGGTCGCGAAGTCGGTTCGGTGAAACTGCTGGCAGCCACGAAGACGCGTGACGTCGGCGAAATCATGACCGCGATCGACGCCGGGGTGCGCATGATCGGAGAGAATCGTCCGCAGGAAGTGATGGCAAAGGCCGAAGGATTGCTGAAGCAGTGCGCGCAACGCGGCTTTACGTTGGGGGCGGCCACTGCCGAGGCGGTTGCCGGCGGCGCGGTTGCCGGCGATGCGGACGGTACGCATATTCCGTTCCATCTGATCGGTCAACTGCAAAGCAACAAGATCGGCAAAGTGTTACCGGTGATCAACACGATCGAGTCGGTGGATTCGGTCGATTTGGCGGAGAAGATTTCGCGCAGGGCCGTCGCGCGCGGCATTACGGTCGGCGTGCTGCTGGAGGTGAATGAGTCCGGCGAGGCGTCGAAGTCAGGTTGCGATCCGGCACACGCCATCCGCATCGCACAGAAGATAGGCACGTTGGATGGCCTCGAATTGCAAGGTCTGATGACGATTGGCGCGCATGTCGACAATGAGACCACGATTCGCAAATGCTTCGCGCATCTGCGCAAGACACGCGATCTGATCCTTGCGTCCAAGACGCCGGGAACCGAACGCTGCCTGGAACTGTCGATGGGCATGACCGGCGATATGGAGCTCGCCATCGCCGAAGGCTCTACCATTGTGCGCGTCGGCACCGCCATCTTCGGCGAGCGTGCGTTCATCTAG
- a CDS encoding class C sortase, which produces MLRRVSVRREVSRAVALRWEPVAFAEVVDVSDVVRRRRMRLVQFVVMRALAALLIASALCVGLFPVVMQVRSARSLSNTSDAVAKTVAGWPYPQAEDRLADARAYNARLAKEGQPILGEAVDPFASAAGVSQSSGNGDSVSSQDEEYQGLLDSGSGIMGTVSIPKISVKLPIYHGTSEQALAKGAGHLYGTSLPVGGTNTHAVITGHRGLVEAMMFTRLDEMKQGDFMYVEVMGETLGYQVDRIGVIDPNDTSRLTIEPGEDRLTLMTCTPYGINTQRLLVSGHRVSIPMPAPDPTDLHDARSIGLWVGVGVLVGGMVLCFIVLRLIRPKRRIMRHAECWPSRG; this is translated from the coding sequence ATGCTTCGCAGAGTCAGCGTGCGGCGGGAGGTGTCTCGGGCCGTTGCCCTCCGGTGGGAGCCTGTGGCGTTTGCTGAGGTGGTTGACGTATCGGATGTGGTGCGTCGGCGTCGCATGCGGCTCGTGCAGTTCGTGGTGATGCGTGCGCTTGCGGCGCTGTTGATCGCATCGGCCTTATGCGTAGGCTTGTTTCCGGTGGTCATGCAGGTGCGATCGGCGCGGAGTCTGTCGAATACTTCCGATGCGGTGGCGAAAACGGTTGCGGGCTGGCCGTACCCGCAGGCTGAGGACCGGCTTGCCGATGCCCGCGCCTATAACGCACGTCTTGCCAAGGAAGGGCAGCCGATTCTTGGTGAGGCCGTGGATCCTTTCGCGTCGGCCGCGGGCGTTTCGCAGAGTTCCGGTAACGGGGATTCCGTCTCCAGTCAGGATGAGGAGTATCAGGGTCTGCTTGATTCCGGCTCCGGCATTATGGGAACCGTGTCGATTCCCAAAATCAGCGTGAAACTGCCGATTTATCATGGTACGTCGGAGCAGGCGCTCGCCAAGGGTGCCGGGCATTTGTATGGTACGAGCCTGCCGGTCGGTGGCACGAACACGCATGCGGTGATCACCGGGCATCGTGGTCTGGTCGAGGCGATGATGTTCACCCGCCTTGACGAGATGAAGCAGGGTGATTTCATGTATGTCGAGGTGATGGGTGAAACCCTTGGCTACCAGGTGGATCGCATCGGCGTGATTGATCCGAATGACACATCACGTCTCACAATCGAGCCGGGGGAGGATCGTCTGACCTTGATGACTTGCACGCCGTATGGCATCAATACCCAGCGGCTGCTGGTTTCGGGGCATCGTGTGTCGATTCCCATGCCCGCACCCGACCCGACCGACCTGCATGATGCGCGCAGCATCGGACTGTGGGTGGGCGTCGGCGTTCTGGTTGGCGGCATGGTGTTGTGCTTCATCGTGCTCAGACTGATTCGTCCGAAGCGTAGGATCATGCGTCATGCCGAATGCTGGCCGTCTCGTGGTTGA
- a CDS encoding HTH domain-containing protein — MTRRRFSQTEVEYLRSLPAVEAVTENRITYSHDFQVSCMSRYLQGERPSVIFTSAGLSPMIVGHKRVERNIARWKHDDEIMNEAKRPDAMAVMPTDARNRFITMQMGQIQSLTCQVIALRQRVGELEQRFETIKS, encoded by the coding sequence ATGACGAGAAGACGATTCAGTCAGACGGAAGTCGAATACCTACGGTCGCTGCCGGCGGTCGAGGCGGTTACGGAAAATCGCATCACGTATTCGCATGATTTCCAAGTCAGTTGCATGAGTCGTTATCTACAGGGTGAGCGACCGAGCGTGATTTTTACGTCGGCCGGCCTGAGCCCCATGATCGTCGGGCATAAGCGTGTGGAACGCAATATCGCGCGTTGGAAGCATGATGATGAGATCATGAACGAGGCCAAACGGCCGGATGCGATGGCCGTGATGCCGACCGATGCGCGTAACCGCTTCATCACCATGCAAATGGGGCAGATCCAGTCGCTGACCTGCCAGGTGATCGCGTTGAGGCAGCGTGTCGGGGAGCTTGAGCAACGGTTCGAAACCATCAAATCCTGA